Within Methanofastidiosum sp., the genomic segment ATTTTAAATTGGCAAACTTTGCTTCTTCTGAAAGCATTAACGGGGACTCCCCTCCCCTAAATCCTATCACGGGATAGCCCCCCTCTTTTAGATTTGAATAGACCCCTGCTCCAATGCCGTTTGAGTCTATTACAAGCTTCTCAGGCGGATTATTGTCCAGCTTGTTTTTTGCCCAATTAGTTAAGGGCAATATCTCAAGCTTTGCCATGAACTCTATATCGTAAATATTGAAGATGCCTGTTTCAAGTGAGGCCTTAATGTAAACGCTGTAGTCATCCCCCATCTCAGCAACATCAAATCCGGCATATGTTGCACCTTTGCCTTTTCCTTCAGGATCAATAAGCGCCCTCTCTATCCAGGAGAGTGGTATCAAGGTGTTCTTGTCAGCAGGCGGGAAGTTCCCCAGCACATGGATCTGAAAGAAAGGGCTGTCGCTGCCATAATCTTCTGACATCTGGGATATCCACTGCTTTGACACGCGTGGGCTAAGCCTACCGTCAAGATGGAATGTCCTCCAGTTTGAGCTTTTTGAATGGAAGATGTCGTAGAAGAATCCCTCCGGCCTTGTGGGATTTCCTATCAAAAGGATCTTGGACGAGTTTACACCTTCTTGGGTCTGCGTCCCCTCGATGGCCTCGAATATCTCATCCGGCACCCCTGATGCCTCATCCACTATGAACATTAGATATGGCGCATGAAAACCGAGCATGTTCTCCTTCTTGTCTGAGGCCCTTCCTATCATGGCCCAGTCGTCGCCATAGCTTCCATCCGGCCTTATCATTAGGACCTCTGCATCCCTCGGGGGAAGGTATAGAAATGGCCTTAAAATCGGGGCTTTTGAGATGTTTGCCCTAATCTCCTTCCAGAGTATCCGCTGCACCTGCTGCCAAGTAGGAGCAGTCGTGACAACTATTGATTTTGGCCTTGTGACAAAAAACCATAATCCCAATTTTGCTGCAGTCCAGGTCTTCCCGGGGCCGTTTCCGCTTCTAACAGCTATCCTGTCATGCTCTGCCACTGCCTCAAATATAGGCCTCTGGAGGCCATCAGGCTCCTCGCCAAAGCAGTCAACTGAAAATCTTACAGGATCGTCTATCCAGGATGCGAGGAGTGATTTCATGTCCATTTTAAGAATCAAGCCTCTCTTTCTCTAAGCTGGCCCTAAAAATAAGGCCAGAGTTAGATATCCTGGCGGCTGCTATCTCTGCATACTCCCTCTCAAGCTCTATGCCGATCCACCTTCTCCCCAAGAGCTCGCATGCCATGGCAGTAGTGCCGCTTCCAAGGAAAGGATCCAAAATTGTCTCTTTTGGCCTAGACCCCAGAACAGTCAGGTAAGACATGAGCTTTACAGGCTTCACAGTTGGGTGGTAGTTGTGCCTTTCCGCTCTGTTCCTCTTTTGAGGGATGTCGACTGACTCCTCGTCATCGCACCACCTCTTTGGCCCTATGGATTCGCATCCTGATTCTTTCTCGCTCTTTGAGGGCTTCTTCACAAAGAGGAATGGGAATCTGTCCGCTATGTCTTTGGGAAGTGACCCCACCCTCTCCTCAAACCACATGTCAAGGTCGAACATGTAGGAGTCCCCGCCGAACACCTTATCGCAGGCGAGTAGATTTGAGGGGAACCTTGAAAATCCGTCTTCAGCCGGGATTGAACAGTCTTTTATCCACGTTACTCCTTTCCCGTTTTTTAAGGCCTGGTCGGTATGGCTTTTTTCCGATATCGGCTTCATGGCAACTATTACCACTTCAACGGCGGGCTTGGGCTGAAATCCTGCATAGCCTCCTGATAGCCTTTTTGCGTCATCAGATGCAGGAAGCGTAAAATCAATCTCCTGCCTGTCACAGGCATAGTGCTTCCCCCAGCAAAGTGCTGATCTCTGCCTTCCCGGCATTTCAACAGCCTCTCTTTTAAGGCCAAGCCTCCTGTCGATCACTTTCGATATGTCAAGAGCTTTGGGAAATCCAGAGTGGTATGCCCAGAATATCGGTGTGAATCCGATCTCAAATCCTGCCTCCCCTAAATTTAGGGCCATTTTTGACAAGCAGTCGAGCCTTGGTGCGCTCATGATAAATGCAAATGATCCAGGTTTTAGAAGCCTGTTGCACTCTTTCCAGATATCAACTTTCGGAACTGCCCTGTCCCAGTCCTTTCCCAAAAAAGAGTAGCCATATGGAGGGTCTGTCAGAAGAAGATCAATCGATTCAGGAGGAAGCTCTTTCATGACATCAAGGCAGTCGCCCCGATAGATCCTCCCAAGATCATTTTCAAAAAAGGGCTTCAATTTGGATTTTCCCTCTCCCTGTGGATCTCTTCAATAATGGCTGAGAGATTGATCGTTACCTCTTTTTCCTTCTCTCTTGACTTGGGCGTTAATCTGTACTCGGAAAGCCACTTCCTTATCGATTCGCTCACCTGATTTATGTCAACGTCTTCGCCGGATAATAGCCTCGGGAGCAGTATGCACTTCTGGCATATTAGGGCAAGTGATATCTGATCGGCCGCAATCTCGTCAATCTCAAAGCTCTCAATGATGTGCCTGTAAAGCTTTGAATAGAGCTTTCTTTCCTTCTCCCCTAAGGACTCCTTGGATATCTTCAATAATCCTGTCATCTTCTAGCCGTGGTAGTCCGTCCCTTCCTGTTTCGGTATCTCAAAGGTATCGTATAAGACGCCCCCAAGGACCCCCGTCATGAATCCCTTGTCATAGTCAAAGACAAGCTGGATCTTCCTGTCTAGCCTTGTTAGAATCAATCTGCCCTCGGTGTCAACTGCGACATTGAAGTTGTCACGGTCCATTGAGGTGAGTATGCCGTCAGACAACGGAACTACAACAAGATTGAATCCGCCGGTGCACTTTTTTGGGGAAAGGGGGAGGTGCTGTCTGACAGAGTAGACAAATCCTTCTTCATTCTGGCTATGCGAAACATCAAGCACGAGCCTGTTCTTGGCCCTATCTCTTAAGCCCGTATCCCTTCCTCCCA encodes:
- a CDS encoding site-specific DNA-methyltransferase; protein product: MKELPPESIDLLLTDPPYGYSFLGKDWDRAVPKVDIWKECNRLLKPGSFAFIMSAPRLDCLSKMALNLGEAGFEIGFTPIFWAYHSGFPKALDISKVIDRRLGLKREAVEMPGRQRSALCWGKHYACDRQEIDFTLPASDDAKRLSGGYAGFQPKPAVEVVIVAMKPISEKSHTDQALKNGKGVTWIKDCSIPAEDGFSRFPSNLLACDKVFGGDSYMFDLDMWFEERVGSLPKDIADRFPFLFVKKPSKSEKESGCESIGPKRWCDDEESVDIPQKRNRAERHNYHPTVKPVKLMSYLTVLGSRPKETILDPFLGSGTTAMACELLGRRWIGIELEREYAEIAAARISNSGLIFRASLEKERLDS